A section of the Hippea sp. KM1 genome encodes:
- a CDS encoding 4Fe-4S dicluster domain-containing protein has protein sequence MAEKLLKWDEVLIGAAIKDPGNSKSYETGSWRVERPVWNPDTCIQCMFCWVYCPDSSILVDENGKMVGIDYDHCKGCGICVEQCPSKPKSLQMILEAQAKGKTEEELRKEVFSK, from the coding sequence ATGGCTGAAAAGTTGTTAAAGTGGGATGAGGTGCTGATTGGTGCAGCTATAAAGGATCCAGGCAACTCCAAAAGCTATGAAACCGGTTCCTGGAGGGTTGAGCGCCCGGTCTGGAATCCAGACACATGTATTCAATGTATGTTCTGCTGGGTTTACTGCCCGGACAGCTCCATTCTTGTGGATGAAAACGGAAAGATGGTTGGTATAGATTACGACCACTGCAAGGGTTGCGGAATCTGCGTTGAGCAGTGTCCAAGCAAGCCAAAATCGCTGCAGATGATCTTAGAGGCTCAGGCAAAGGGTAAAACAGAGGAAGAGTTAAGAAAAGAAGTCTTTTCCAAGTAA
- a CDS encoding pyridoxine 5'-phosphate synthase — protein MRLGVNIDHVATIREARKTNEPEPIYAALLVQEALADGITMHLREDRRHIQDRDVYQVKEIVKIPLNLEMSLNEEIVKIALDVKPHQATLVPENRQEITTEGGLDVVANSDRVSEVIKRLQDKGILVSLFIDPQEWQIEQAKSLGADAIELHTGNYANAKHDVERRMELEKLIDAAKYAKSLGLHVHAGHGLTYENVKPVAAIEEIEELNIGHSIIAKSVFVGIKEAVRLMRQLIQEARWKSA, from the coding sequence ATGAGGCTTGGTGTTAATATAGACCATGTGGCCACCATAAGGGAAGCCAGAAAGACCAACGAGCCAGAGCCGATATATGCAGCCCTGCTTGTTCAGGAGGCCTTAGCCGACGGTATAACAATGCATTTAAGGGAGGATAGGCGCCACATTCAAGATAGGGATGTTTATCAGGTAAAGGAGATTGTAAAGATCCCGTTGAATCTTGAGATGAGTCTGAATGAAGAGATAGTTAAGATAGCCCTGGATGTAAAACCACACCAGGCGACGCTTGTGCCGGAGAATAGGCAGGAGATTACAACAGAGGGCGGCTTAGATGTTGTGGCAAATAGCGATAGGGTATCTGAGGTTATAAAGAGGCTACAAGATAAGGGTATCCTCGTAAGCCTGTTTATAGATCCGCAGGAGTGGCAAATCGAGCAGGCAAAGAGCCTGGGTGCGGATGCGATAGAGCTCCACACGGGCAATTATGCAAATGCAAAACACGATGTGGAAAGGCGCATGGAGCTTGAAAAACTAATCGATGCTGCCAAGTATGCCAAATCTCTGGGTTTGCATGTCCATGCAGGGCACGGCCTTACCTATGAGAATGTAAAACCGGTTGCTGCGATTGAGGAGATAGAGGAGTTAAACATAGGCCACAGCATAATAGCAAAGAGCGTCTTTGTCGGTATAAAGGAGGCCGTAAGGCTGATGAGGCAGTTGATACAAGAGGCGCGATGGAAGTCGGCATAG
- the acpS gene encoding holo-ACP synthase, which yields MEVGIDIEEIERIERAHKRFGDRFLRKIFCKEEIDYCFSKKNPYPSLCGRFCAKEAVVKVYGGAIGISDVKIITKESGKPVVFIHDAPSDIAISISHSRLYATAIAVKP from the coding sequence ATGGAAGTCGGCATAGATATAGAGGAAATCGAAAGGATAGAGAGGGCCCATAAGCGGTTTGGTGATAGGTTTTTAAGGAAGATTTTTTGTAAGGAAGAGATAGATTACTGTTTTTCTAAGAAGAACCCCTATCCGTCGCTGTGTGGGAGGTTTTGCGCAAAAGAGGCCGTTGTGAAGGTGTATGGTGGCGCTATTGGAATCTCGGATGTAAAGATAATCACTAAAGAGAGTGGTAAGCCTGTGGTTTTTATCCACGATGCACCATCCGATATAGCCATCTCTATAAGCCATTCGAGGCTTTATGCCACAGCCATTGCCGTTAAGCCATGA
- a CDS encoding bifunctional folylpolyglutamate synthase/dihydrofolate synthase — translation MNEIEAFLELNRILNSLNPYAMDLSLDRIKSFLNKIGNPQDSFKSILVGGTNGKGSVVSMLSLAFEQADYNVGTYTSPHLIQLNERFRINGKVVPFYVLLDYARFIQSINFERLTYFEFLTVMAFLLFKDFGVDVAVLEVGMGGEFDATNVVNPILSIITSISFDHTQHLGDTLEKITLTKSKIIKNLGVVCKNPDVVIKTIKDSVDAEVFFVDDSYVKRAEGLGFFNVSLDNVAVALLAIDILNQRYGFGLDPFSIKRVFWPGRFEVIESKGRLFILDGAHNASAVENLIGLIKRFGFCVDALVFATLKTKDWQGNLAKLCTVSDNIKIPRLKSSLAVEPHQIESFLLKNRGCTVEVFNSVNACINSLLDSDYKTILLCGSLYLVGEALACSLIEEGEGGFMP, via the coding sequence ATGAACGAGATTGAGGCGTTTTTAGAGCTAAACCGCATACTCAACAGTCTAAACCCATATGCAATGGATCTATCGCTTGATAGAATCAAATCGTTTTTAAACAAGATAGGCAATCCGCAGGATAGCTTTAAATCCATCTTAGTGGGTGGGACAAATGGCAAGGGCAGCGTGGTCAGTATGCTTTCTTTGGCCTTTGAACAAGCCGATTACAATGTTGGCACATACACATCACCCCATCTTATTCAGTTAAACGAGCGTTTCAGGATTAACGGTAAGGTTGTCCCTTTTTATGTGCTGCTTGATTATGCCCGCTTCATCCAGAGTATAAATTTTGAGCGTCTGACCTATTTTGAGTTCTTAACGGTGATGGCCTTTCTGCTGTTTAAGGATTTCGGTGTGGATGTGGCCGTTTTAGAGGTTGGCATGGGCGGTGAATTTGATGCCACGAATGTGGTTAATCCCATCTTGAGTATTATAACCTCCATATCGTTTGATCATACACAGCATTTGGGCGATACGCTTGAGAAGATAACCCTAACCAAAAGCAAGATCATCAAAAATTTAGGGGTTGTTTGCAAAAACCCCGATGTTGTTATAAAGACCATCAAGGATAGCGTTGATGCTGAGGTGTTCTTTGTCGATGATAGTTATGTGAAAAGGGCAGAAGGGTTGGGTTTTTTTAATGTTAGCTTAGACAATGTTGCAGTTGCCCTGCTTGCCATAGACATCCTGAACCAGAGGTATGGTTTTGGACTGGATCCCTTTAGCATAAAGAGGGTCTTCTGGCCTGGAAGGTTTGAGGTTATAGAATCGAAGGGTAGGCTGTTTATACTCGATGGTGCGCATAATGCATCGGCCGTTGAAAACCTGATCGGGCTTATTAAGAGGTTTGGTTTTTGTGTTGATGCCTTGGTCTTTGCAACACTAAAGACAAAGGACTGGCAGGGAAATTTAGCTAAATTATGCACTGTTTCGGATAATATAAAAATACCAAGGCTTAAATCATCTCTTGCCGTTGAGCCGCACCAGATAGAGTCGTTCTTGCTTAAAAACAGAGGATGCACGGTTGAGGTGTTCAACTCTGTAAATGCATGTATCAATAGCCTTTTGGATTCAGATTACAAAACAATACTCCTGTGCGGTTCGCTCTATCTGGTTGGTGAGGCTTTGGCGTGCAGTTTGATAGAAGAAGGGGAGGGCGGCTTTATGCCATAA
- a CDS encoding thiamine pyrophosphate-dependent enzyme: protein MALLNDLAKKKEGLVSGHRLCPGCTHSVIARQVFAAAETDKYDIVIAAATGCFEVSTGLYPYTSWNVPWIHTAFENAASTIAGVETAYRALKKKGKINKDIRFIAFASDGGTYDIGLQALSGAIERGHQFLYICNDNNAYQNTGNQRSSATPFGGTTTTSPNGKVKFGKEQPRKDIVSVLEGHHMEYIAQASPSNWRDLMNKVKKALDVNGPTYINVIEPCTTGWGFPPNKAIEIAQLAVDTCVWPLYEVIKGKVVINYKPQKKLPVVEYLKPQRRFAHLFKKGNEYLIEEFQKQVDAHWEWLLKREECGISYFED from the coding sequence ATGGCTCTGTTAAATGATTTAGCAAAGAAAAAAGAGGGCCTTGTAAGTGGCCATAGATTGTGTCCGGGCTGTACACACTCGGTTATAGCAAGACAGGTGTTTGCTGCAGCCGAAACCGATAAATACGACATAGTCATTGCAGCAGCCACCGGTTGTTTTGAGGTCTCCACGGGTCTTTACCCATACACAAGCTGGAATGTGCCGTGGATACATACGGCTTTTGAGAACGCCGCAAGCACAATAGCCGGTGTTGAGACTGCATACAGGGCGCTAAAGAAAAAGGGTAAAATCAACAAAGACATAAGGTTTATAGCGTTCGCAAGCGACGGAGGCACATACGACATAGGATTGCAGGCGCTCTCTGGTGCCATTGAGAGGGGACATCAATTCCTCTATATCTGCAACGACAACAATGCATACCAGAACACGGGAAACCAGCGCTCAAGCGCAACGCCGTTTGGCGGAACAACAACGACATCGCCAAACGGTAAGGTGAAATTCGGAAAAGAACAGCCAAGGAAGGATATTGTAAGCGTTTTGGAAGGGCATCATATGGAATACATAGCACAGGCCTCACCCTCCAACTGGAGGGATTTGATGAACAAGGTCAAAAAGGCCTTAGATGTCAACGGCCCGACATACATAAATGTCATTGAGCCCTGCACAACCGGATGGGGTTTCCCGCCAAACAAGGCCATCGAGATAGCACAACTGGCCGTTGATACATGCGTATGGCCGCTATATGAGGTAATCAAAGGAAAGGTTGTAATAAATTACAAGCCTCAGAAGAAATTACCCGTTGTGGAATACCTAAAACCGCAAAGGAGATTCGCCCACCTGTTCAAGAAGGGCAACGAATACCTAATTGAAGAGTTCCAAAAACAGGTTGATGCCCATTGGGAGTGGCTGCTTAAAAGAGAGGAGTGCGGCATCTCCTATTTCGAAGACTAA
- the porA gene encoding pyruvate ferredoxin oxidoreductase — protein sequence MGKKVALTGNEAAAHAMRQINPDVIAAFPITPSTPIPQAVAQFIADGEMDTELVTVESEHSAMSACIGAAAAGARVMTATSANGYALMWEMLYIASGMRLPIVMAVAARALSAPLNIHGDHSDIMGGRDTGWIQLISENSQEAYDNLIQAIKIAENKDVMTPALAAFDGFNISHAIEIWEMEDDAAVKEFIGDYEPLFPLLNTDEPITHGAWAPPDWYFEHKMSQLKGLLNAKDVVEKVGKEFGEAFGREYGLYEAYKLDDADFVIVAAGSVCGTTKDVVDSLRDNGIKAGLLKIRLFRPFPFKEIADALQSAKAIAILDRVSPAGAQGGPLFSEIRSALYDTPTRAPIINYTYGLGGRDTQPKHINSVYETLKKIVETGKVEKQFDCLNLRGAWG from the coding sequence ATGGGTAAAAAAGTAGCATTGACGGGAAACGAGGCTGCCGCCCATGCAATGAGGCAGATCAATCCCGATGTTATAGCAGCCTTTCCAATAACGCCTTCAACACCAATTCCTCAGGCCGTGGCCCAGTTTATAGCCGACGGCGAGATGGATACAGAATTGGTCACCGTTGAGAGCGAACACTCCGCAATGAGTGCCTGCATCGGCGCTGCTGCAGCAGGTGCAAGGGTTATGACGGCAACAAGCGCAAACGGATATGCACTCATGTGGGAGATGCTCTATATAGCAAGCGGCATGAGGCTTCCCATTGTTATGGCCGTTGCAGCAAGGGCGCTCTCTGCTCCGTTGAATATCCACGGAGACCATTCAGACATAATGGGCGGAAGGGATACAGGCTGGATTCAGCTAATCTCTGAAAACTCCCAGGAGGCATACGATAATTTGATTCAGGCCATAAAGATAGCCGAAAATAAGGATGTAATGACGCCTGCGCTGGCTGCATTTGACGGCTTCAACATATCGCACGCCATTGAGATTTGGGAGATGGAAGACGATGCAGCTGTTAAGGAGTTCATAGGCGATTATGAGCCACTATTCCCATTGCTCAACACAGACGAACCGATAACGCACGGCGCCTGGGCTCCACCGGATTGGTATTTTGAGCATAAGATGAGCCAGCTTAAGGGACTTCTAAATGCAAAGGATGTCGTGGAAAAGGTAGGAAAGGAGTTTGGTGAGGCATTTGGAAGGGAATACGGTCTGTATGAGGCATACAAGTTGGACGATGCAGACTTTGTCATCGTTGCTGCAGGTTCTGTTTGCGGCACAACAAAGGATGTCGTGGATAGCCTAAGGGATAACGGCATAAAGGCCGGCCTGTTGAAGATAAGGCTATTCAGGCCATTCCCGTTCAAGGAGATTGCAGACGCCCTGCAGTCTGCCAAAGCCATAGCTATTCTGGATAGGGTATCACCAGCCGGCGCTCAGGGTGGACCTCTATTTAGCGAGATAAGGAGTGCTTTGTATGATACACCCACAAGGGCTCCGATAATCAACTATACATACGGACTCGGTGGAAGGGATACCCAACCCAAACATATAAACTCCGTATATGAGACGCTAAAGAAAATCGTTGAGACGGGTAAGGTTGAAAAACAGTTTGATTGTCTAAACCTAAGAGGAGCATGGGGGTAA
- a CDS encoding 2-oxoacid:acceptor oxidoreductase family protein: MSKKMDIRWHGRAGQGAVTAAKTLAELISQEEGIYAQGFAVYGAEKRGAPVVAFTRVNDKPIRDHSEYMEPDIVLILDPTLMGLIDVKEGLKKDGKVIVNTAFDKEEVVKELGLEDYEVYVVDANKISIDTLGRAIPNTPMIGALAKVTGLFSKEDVSKGVVELLEEAGKFPEKIMEGNRKAIEIAYEEVK; the protein is encoded by the coding sequence AGCCGTTACGGCAGCCAAAACACTGGCAGAGCTAATCTCTCAAGAGGAGGGAATTTACGCTCAGGGTTTTGCCGTATACGGTGCAGAGAAAAGAGGAGCTCCTGTTGTAGCTTTCACAAGGGTTAATGACAAACCGATCAGGGATCATTCGGAGTATATGGAGCCGGACATTGTCCTGATCCTGGATCCGACATTGATGGGCTTAATCGATGTAAAAGAGGGATTAAAGAAAGACGGTAAGGTAATAGTAAACACGGCATTCGACAAGGAAGAGGTCGTAAAGGAGTTAGGACTTGAGGATTACGAGGTCTATGTGGTCGATGCAAACAAGATAAGCATAGACACCTTGGGCAGGGCCATTCCAAACACACCCATGATCGGTGCTTTAGCAAAGGTGACCGGTCTTTTCAGCAAAGAGGATGTATCAAAGGGTGTTGTCGAGCTATTGGAAGAGGCGGGTAAATTCCCAGAGAAGATAATGGAAGGCAATAGAAAGGCTATAGAGATAGCCTACGAGGAGGTAAAGTAA
- a CDS encoding bifunctional aminoglycoside phosphotransferase/ATP-binding protein produces MEKVQIDALIDRYGFEMIETHISWVLLGGGFVYKIKKPVDFGFLDYTTIEKRLNFCQKEVELNKRLAEEIYLGVSKITIKNGDISIDGDGDVIDYAVRMRRMPQDRMMDVLLDEDRITPKQIDALAKKVADFHKTAATNDYISSFGSLKTNRFNTDENFEQTKNGIGTFITQFQYDAIKDYTDRFYLQNGGVFQKRIDEGKVRDCHGDMYSKNVCIVDEDHIYIYDCIEFNERFRYSDVASDVAFMLMDLENKNRWDLSELFLKSYLDYSSDATMMEVLDFYKIYRAYVRGKIAFFQNNTEEANGYFDLAFGYLPAYYKPKVLIFCGLSGSGKTTLALELSRRYGFVVLSSDVIRKRLAGMDISKKDLADFGGGIYSAQMTERVYEKMIEDAYQLARLGKSVILDATFLKKSQRDAVFERFIRLGIKPKVVFVDIDDKTAMEHFKKRQSERSASDGRYEIYLKQKELLEKPDDAIILSGKADIEDNLRVLGGFLR; encoded by the coding sequence ATGGAAAAGGTTCAGATTGATGCATTGATAGATAGGTATGGGTTTGAGATGATTGAGACCCACATATCGTGGGTTTTGCTTGGGGGTGGGTTTGTCTATAAGATAAAAAAACCTGTGGATTTTGGTTTTTTAGATTATACGACAATTGAAAAGAGGCTGAATTTTTGCCAGAAGGAGGTTGAGCTAAATAAAAGGCTTGCTGAGGAGATATACTTAGGTGTTAGCAAGATTACAATCAAAAACGGCGATATATCGATAGACGGTGATGGTGATGTTATCGATTATGCGGTAAGGATGAGAAGAATGCCGCAGGATAGGATGATGGATGTTTTGCTTGATGAGGATAGGATAACACCCAAACAGATTGATGCTTTGGCAAAAAAGGTGGCGGATTTCCACAAAACCGCAGCAACCAACGATTACATATCCTCCTTCGGCAGCCTAAAGACAAATAGATTCAATACGGATGAGAATTTCGAGCAGACAAAAAACGGCATAGGAACGTTTATAACCCAGTTTCAGTATGACGCCATTAAGGACTATACGGATAGGTTTTATCTCCAAAACGGTGGAGTATTCCAAAAGCGTATAGATGAGGGCAAGGTCAGGGATTGCCACGGCGATATGTATTCCAAGAATGTCTGTATAGTTGATGAGGATCACATCTATATATACGATTGCATTGAGTTTAATGAGCGCTTCAGGTATTCCGATGTTGCAAGCGATGTCGCCTTTATGTTGATGGATCTTGAGAATAAGAATAGATGGGATTTGTCTGAGCTGTTTTTGAAGAGCTATCTTGACTATTCCTCGGATGCCACCATGATGGAGGTGCTTGATTTCTATAAGATCTATAGGGCCTATGTTAGGGGTAAGATAGCCTTCTTTCAGAACAACACCGAGGAGGCCAACGGCTATTTCGATCTGGCATTTGGTTATCTGCCGGCTTATTACAAGCCTAAGGTGCTCATCTTTTGCGGCTTAAGTGGCTCTGGAAAGACCACGCTGGCACTTGAGCTGTCCAGAAGATACGGCTTTGTGGTTCTCTCAAGCGATGTAATCAGGAAGAGATTGGCAGGTATGGATATAAGCAAGAAGGATCTTGCAGATTTCGGTGGCGGCATCTATTCGGCTCAGATGACAGAGAGGGTCTATGAAAAGATGATAGAGGATGCCTATCAGCTTGCAAGGTTGGGCAAAAGCGTTATTCTGGATGCCACCTTTTTGAAAAAAAGCCAGAGAGATGCTGTTTTTGAAAGGTTTATAAGGCTCGGCATAAAGCCTAAGGTTGTTTTTGTTGATATAGACGATAAAACGGCAATGGAGCATTTCAAAAAGAGGCAGAGCGAAAGGAGTGCATCGGATGGAAGGTATGAGATTTACCTGAAACAGAAGGAGTTGCTTGAAAAACCCGATGATGCGATTATCTTATCTGGCAAGGCCGATATTGAGGATAATTTAAGGGTTTTAGGAGGGTTTTTAAGATGA